A stretch of Lentibacillus sp. JNUCC-1 DNA encodes these proteins:
- a CDS encoding XTP/dITP diphosphatase, whose amino-acid sequence MKHLVVATKNPGKAAEFRDFFHAFGINVSSLLDFETPMPDIEETGSTFKANAAIKAEQIAKVLNQTVIADDSGLVVDALDGKPGIFSARYAGGHGNDQKNVEKVLNELQNVPEKERTARFVCVLALALPGEETVFRTGYCEGKIVFAPRGNHGFGYDPIFLPDGYTKTMAELTSQEKNRISHRKHAFEQLTDWLKTQVNSD is encoded by the coding sequence ATGAAACATTTAGTTGTTGCAACAAAAAATCCAGGGAAAGCTGCTGAATTTAGAGACTTTTTCCATGCATTTGGTATAAATGTCTCCTCTCTGCTGGATTTTGAAACGCCCATGCCGGATATTGAAGAAACCGGAAGCACATTTAAGGCGAATGCTGCGATTAAAGCTGAACAAATTGCGAAGGTCTTGAATCAAACGGTAATCGCAGACGATTCAGGTCTGGTTGTTGATGCCTTGGATGGCAAACCTGGTATTTTTTCTGCAAGATATGCCGGGGGCCATGGGAATGATCAGAAAAACGTTGAAAAAGTGTTGAATGAACTTCAAAATGTACCCGAAAAAGAGAGAACTGCACGTTTTGTCTGTGTGCTTGCACTGGCGCTACCTGGTGAAGAGACGGTTTTCCGTACAGGTTATTGTGAAGGTAAAATTGTTTTTGCGCCAAGAGGAAACCATGGTTTTGGCTATGATCCGATTTTTCTTCCGGATGGTTATACAAAAACGATGGCTGAATTGACATCTCAGGAAAAAAACCGTATCAGTCATCGAAAGCATGCTTTTGAACAATTGACAGACTGGCTGAAGACTCAAGTGAATTCAGATTAA
- the rph gene encoding ribonuclease PH: protein MRNDSRAENSLRPIKITPHFVKHPEGSVLIEIGDTKVICNASIEDRVPPFLRGTGKGWITAEYAMLPRATDQRNIRESSKGKVSGRTMEIQRLIGRALRSVVDLESFGERTLWVDCDVIQADGGTRTASITGAFVAVVLAFGTLLDKKTIKKMPVKDFLAAISVGVLPDGTEILDLKYEEDARAAVDMNIVMTGKGEFVEIQGTGEEATFTHTQLQTMLQLAEGGIKQLFQTQSEVIEAWEGRIGETKKQDGVS from the coding sequence ATGAGAAATGATTCACGCGCAGAAAACAGTTTAAGACCAATTAAAATTACGCCACATTTCGTTAAACATCCCGAGGGGTCTGTATTAATAGAAATAGGCGATACGAAAGTAATTTGTAATGCCAGTATTGAAGATCGGGTCCCCCCATTCTTAAGGGGGACTGGTAAAGGATGGATTACGGCTGAATATGCGATGCTTCCCCGTGCAACAGATCAGCGTAATATACGGGAATCATCAAAAGGTAAAGTAAGCGGAAGAACGATGGAAATCCAACGGCTGATTGGACGGGCGCTCAGATCAGTAGTAGATTTAGAGTCATTTGGTGAGCGAACTTTATGGGTGGATTGCGATGTGATTCAAGCAGACGGCGGAACAAGAACTGCTTCGATTACCGGCGCATTTGTTGCGGTTGTTCTTGCTTTCGGTACATTGCTTGATAAAAAAACAATTAAAAAGATGCCTGTAAAAGATTTTCTTGCAGCTATATCGGTTGGAGTCTTGCCTGATGGAACGGAAATTCTTGATCTGAAGTATGAAGAAGATGCCCGTGCAGCGGTGGACATGAATATCGTTATGACTGGTAAAGGAGAATTCGTTGAAATACAGGGTACAGGCGAAGAGGCAACATTTACTCATACACAGTTACAGACAATGCTTCAATTAGCTGAAGGAGGCATTAAACAACTTTTTCAAACACAATCTGAAGTTATTGAAGCATGGGAAGGGCGAATCGGAGAAACGAAAAAACAGGACGGTGTATCATGA